tatatatatacaggctgaaaaaagattaaagatttcttttagacaatagacaactacactccctctcttactctctaacACTTTGAACTCTATACGaaactatatttaaagaagacttcaacGAAAAACCTTCAGACTTGTTTTTGACCCCTAGACAGAACATAGTCTGTTGTTACtttgaatttttataatttttactgatatttgataggATATGATTCATCAGTGAAACcagtaacattatatataatttttaaaatcattttattaaattccttctaCTTCAATGCTATTTCCacctcctatacacacacacacacacacacacacacacacacacatatatatatatatatatatatatatataaaatatggaggtggaaatagcactgAAGTAAATGTAAGACATTTCAATTATATATGCAGTGAATGGAAAATGatgctgtactgcttagcattcatgctggaagctccaatacaaacatttgagagtgtatgtgtgtcagtctgaggacagtgcaatctgaggacatgtaccaagagtgataaaaatcaaacatccagtcaacatcatggtgtttggaatgattaCTAGTggtggtgacattatgcctctattcatcttcccacacagcttcaaactcaacacagaggcctacatcaagtgcctggaggaggtagtgctgccctggctcaagagggtggctgtgggaagaccctgtgtctggcaacaggactctgcaccttgccacgcaagcaggagaacccaatcatggctgtcagacaatttctgcaaccacatcacctataacatctggccacctaactccccagactgcaacccccttgattatcatgtgtgggacacagttgagtgagagaccaacaaaactccttgtaacaccaaagatgaactgaaggcaaagatcatggcagcattcaccaacttaaacaaggagaccatccagaagatttgcaggagtttccaaagtcatctggaggccatggttgaagccaatggtaattttattgaataaatttattctttagcatatcgagatatttttatgcaattttggtaaacatatttgttaaaatgagatgttagtgttatatatatataagctactgTAAAAGAATTGGATTTTTAATAGTTGTTTACTCCTAGCTTGTACTCTCACTTTTCACACTTTTCAAAAAGCCTTTTCACTTTTAACTAATATCATCATTGATCAATTGTTGAAAATAAGGTTAACAAAAAGTctatatagaaaataaagaaatagataaataatttaacaaaagTTGCACAAATATTATCATGTATACttgttcattttgtttcttctatTCAAACTAataaaagtatgtttgtaaaggTAAGTAAACAGCAAGAATTTCTATATATCACCATGGTAGCCCAAGTCACTGCTGATAATATAATTTAGAAGTAGTAGATCAAATATTACATACTTATGTTCATGATTGTGTGAGTGGTTGTGTCTATATAGTGATATTGCAAATAATGCTTATATATCTCATTAAATACCTATAATTTCGACTTTTCTCAACAGGAATACTATCCAAGTTAACTTTCTTATGTGACTGTTTCCCAAAACTATTGCTAATATTGTATTTTAAGGgaacaagttggcagaattgttagcatgctgggcaaaatgcctagtgacatttcatccatcttaatttttttaattcaaattctgtggaggttgactttgcctttcatcctttcggggtcaataaaattagtatcaattgagcactggggatgatgtaatcaacttaccttccCCGCTGAAataactggccttgtgccagaatttgaaaccaacatagtaatttataagaatattaacttcttgaaatgaatatttcagttttataattctaaaattttaataatttgttgCATTTATGAAATGGGAATCAGagaaaagtgtaaaaaatatttaaaaaactaaAATTTTCCATACCTGGCCAATCAATGTAAGCACCTAAATTAGATGCCTGTCTTTTCAGCCATTCCACTTGTTTCACAAGTTGCTTGAAAGATATACCTTCTTTATTTTGCATGAGAACAGCAGCAATCATGGACCATGGGCTGACAACAAAGTATTTTTGTTGGCATAGAAGTATCTGGTAGGAAAGTCGCATAATGAGCTTCTGTTCTCCCAATGAGACAGAGCTTATGTATCTGGATAACAACATCACTATTCATcagttaataaatataattagacatctttaaatattaataaataatgcaATGCTAAGTTGTTATCAACAAGAAAATCAACAGCTATatctaaaacattaaaaaaactttaaaataacattgtaaaactataaaaataaaactattgtcAATTTAGAGACACTTCAATTCAAACACATCTAAAATACTGATATAACTAGTAAAAGGATTTGATAACAACCACTCATTCCCAAAGAGTGCAGAAAAAGTACAAGTCCTTCAGAAGAGTCTGTAAACCATCACTTGATTTTTTGCTTAGAGAAGAcatttttatatgattttttttcattaattatacattttaaacaGTGTTTTAAGTTTATTACTAATGAGTTTAAAACAAATTGATATGCTTTTATAGGATAATAgtcaataatagtttcaaattgttCACATTGACTATTTAAAAGATTTTCAGGACTCTGATTTTCTGGGAGATCACTGAAGATAGTGTAAGTGAATTGTTATATGgagataattgttttattttgcttaGTTTTTAGATCAGTATTTTTCTTTGGTCTGAAGCTTAATAAATTTGtttgcaattattatttttcttttgtgcatAATGTTAATGTTGAATAGCCATGATCAGCTCCACACAAAATTGACTGATTTGGacttgtcttttgtgtgtgtttggatattgATTTTAGTGAGTTTTATATGAAGTTTGCTCCCCAGTTTTACTGTTGAGTGGAATGACAACAGATTTTCTCTGTATTGTTATTAGCTTGCTAATGTGTTGATTATAAGTTGTTAATGAATAGGTGTAGTGCACCTACTTGGGGAATTGACATATTCATAAAAGGTCTTCAGTATAGTTTCTCAACCTACTGTTAAAATGTTCTTGTGGTGCCAGGAGTCAAAGGTGCTTacataaaagtgtaaaagtgagCTACATTTGGTTTTTGAAGAGAAGACATATGTACTACTTCACATGGAGCCTGTATTCAGAGAAAACATCAATGATGTATGGCACAGGATTGGATGACCAGAATAGAAGAAAATGAACAGAAACACATCCAAATCAAGAATTACTCATCAGTCTTCAATTATTCTACTAGATCTTTTGTTCCCTTAGTTTACATTTCATTTTGTGACAAATTTCCTAAATATCTAAAGGTTGCCAATCATTTTTCTCTAGTAACAAATCTTGCTTGAAATATTCTCACAATAAATCCCCATACTTTTTCTGAATTTGCTTTTGCTGAAGCAAACTACAATTAGCTTCCTCAATAGTTGTCATTGGATATCGTTGGAGTTAGTGAAAGACTGCTCATAGTATACTGTAAAAAATGTGATGAAGTTTTCTATGTAAGATACTACATATTAGGTGTATTAGCATCATGCatgtaaagttttaaaaaagattGCAAATGATAAGACACATATTCAATAAATACAATTCAGATTAGCAAATATGTTGAAAATGTTTGGATATGGTTTTGTAAGCGGGTGTTTTTGAGTATACAGGAAGTTTATATTGAAACTTTAGGATTCtttaaattaaaatgaataattcTAAAAGAGCAAAAACTTTGTAGATACCGTGGCAGTAAGTTGTGaatttctctgttaattacattTTCACTGAAACTACTGACTGAAATAGCTTCACCTATATGAACATGAATATTGCCATAATCTTCAAATAAAACACCTCTTGCTTTGAAGAGACCCTGTAAAGAAAAATATCAAGATATAATGGAATTTAAATCACTTGATAAAATCAATTGTTAAGTATTCATTAACTACTAAAATTTCTAAGAATACTGTTTTTCCATTGATATTACAAATATCTAACAGGAAAT
Above is a window of Octopus sinensis unplaced genomic scaffold, ASM634580v1 Contig16700, whole genome shotgun sequence DNA encoding:
- the LOC115230887 gene encoding dihydroxyacetone phosphate acyltransferase-like — translated: MLQNNRRICHSSLQFEASANVLLLFPYSNIIIFGIVLGLLSAVLEVYFKGKVSDIKIIPISISYSRILEEKLYAYELLGVPKPKESTYGLFKARGVLFEDYGNIHVHIGEAISVSSFSENVINREIHNLLPRYISSVSLGEQKLIMRLSYQILLCQQKYFVVSPWSMIAAVLMQNKEGISFKQLVKQVEWLKRQASNLGAYIDWPGHEPAESVTARQH